CCGTGACCGGCCACGGTAGGGCGCGCAGCGGACGGCCGGTGGAGGGTTGTCGTCGCCGGGGCGACGCAGACCCTCCACGGGCCACCCGCCGAGGGCGTCAGGCGTCGCTCGCCTTGACCGCGAGGACCGCGCACTCGGCGTCGAGCAGGATCTGCTGGGCCGTGCTGCCGGTGACGAGCTTGCCCACGGGCGAACGGCGCCGGACCCCGATGACGATGAGGTCGGCCCCGACCTCGCCGGCCACGACGAGGATCTCGTCGGCGGCCGAGCGACCCTCGGTGGGCTGGCGCACCTCGTGCGGGATCTCCGCGTTGGCCAGCTGCAGGTCGATGGTGTCCATG
This is a stretch of genomic DNA from Terracoccus luteus. It encodes these proteins:
- a CDS encoding universal stress protein, with the protein product MQNIVVGYIPTPQGVAALEAAVNLARLTGGRVTVVNTGHNGNYADPAFATAQDMDTIDLQLANAEIPHEVRQPTEGRSAADEILVVAGEVGADLIVIGVRRRSPVGKLVTGSTAQQILLDAECAVLAVKASDA